One Setaria italica strain Yugu1 chromosome II, Setaria_italica_v2.0, whole genome shotgun sequence DNA segment encodes these proteins:
- the LOC101785451 gene encoding LOW QUALITY PROTEIN: vacuolar protein 8-like (The sequence of the model RefSeq protein was modified relative to this genomic sequence to represent the inferred CDS: inserted 1 base in 1 codon; deleted 1 base in 1 codon), with product MGEAGEEEAAAPAAELSQNEELDEQGMLAEALDAISSLVSASLSATLFPLKWQLIRDRLNRLHAGLADITVTGADDDNGEDRCDAFASLLRDVAATAREALELVPRSQGRHYGGGKLRLRSDLDVLAAALDAHVARLDEVYASGALTRARALVVPRPGAGATRDDVRFYVRDLFARLRAGGAEMRREAAAALGEALRDDEKCVRVVASDVPDGVGVLVSLLECPDPRVQEEALEAVSVIAGSDAHRGDLVVGGVIAPVVRVLDAGAGSTAAAKERAARVLCXLTENSDNAWAVAAHGGVTALLNVCTDHGARGGELVCAACRVLRSLAGVDEIRKYMVADAGAVPALVSLSQGAATDDAARIQAMELLAAIASGDSSAREAVIQEGAVESLVRALDPSSPTRSSKAREVALRAIDAICLSPPTSTDRLLAAGFLDRVLSLLRNGDTTLQHCALKAAHRLCQVSEEIRKAMGDAGFMPEMVSVLRAAKSPEAREMAADTLCAMVSVHRNRKRFVQDDRNVAQVLQLLGPEEEKPTPAKRLLLSTLMHLTDSSSGRRKIMSSEHVRNLEKLAETNVPDAKRIVKKLGGSKLRSIFHGIWSL from the exons ATGGGAGaagcaggggaggaagaagcggccgcgccggcggcggagttgAGCCAGAACGAGGAGCTGGATGAGCAGGGGATGCTTGCGGAGGCGCTGGACGCCATCAGTTCCTTGGTCTCCGCTTCCTTGTCGGCCACGCTGTTCCCGCTCAAGTGGCAGCTCATCAGGGACCGGCTCAACCGCCTCCACGCCGGCCTCGCCGACATCACCGTcaccggcgccgacgacgacaaCGGCGAGGACAGGTGCGACGCGTTCGCGAGCCTCCTGCGGGACGTCGCGGCGACCgcccgggaggcgctggagctggTGCCGCGCAGCCAGGGGCGGCACTACGGCGGCGGCAAGCTGCGGCTGCGCAGCGACCTCGAcgtcctggcggcggcgctcgacgcGCACGTGGCGCGGCTGGACGAGGTGTACGCGTCGGGCGCGCTCacgcgggcgcgggcgctggTGGTGCcacgccccggcgccggcgccacccgcGATGACGTGCGGTTCTACGTGCGGGACCTCTTCGCCAGGCtccgggccggcggcgccgagatGCGgagggaggccgccgccgcgctcggcgaGGCTCTGCGCGACGACGAGAAGTGCGTCCGCGTCGTGGCCTCCGACGTCCCGGACGGCGTCGGGGTCCTTGTCTCGCTGCTCGAGTGCCCCGACCCGCGCGTCCAGGAGGAGGCCCTGGAGGCGGTCTCGGTGATCGCCGGGTCCGACGCGCACAGGGGCGACCTGGTCGTCGGCGGCGTCATCGCCCCCGTGGTCCGGGTCCTCGACgcgggcgccggcagcaccgCGGCGGCCAaggagcgcgcggcgcgggtgcTCT AGCTCACCGAGAACTCGGATAATGCCTGGGCCGTCGCCGCGCACGGTGGCGTCACGGCGCTGCTCAACGTGTGCACGGAccacggcgcgcgcggcggcgagctcgtgtGCGCGGCGTGCCGGGTGCTGCGGAGCCTCGCAGGCGTGGACGAGATCAGGAAGTACATGGTGGCCGACGCGGGCGCCGTGCCG GCGCTCGTGTCGCTCTCGCAGGGCGCCGCCACGGACGACGCGGCGCGGATCCAGGCgatggagctcctcgccgccatcgcctccgGGGACAGCTCCGCCAGGGAGGCCGTCATTCAGGAAGGCGCCGTCGAGTCCCTCGTCCGCGCGCTCGACCCGTCCTCCCCGACGCGCTCCTCGAAGGCGCGCGAGGTCGCCCTCCGCGCCATCGACGCGATCTGTCTCTCGCCGCCGACCTCCACGGAccggctcctcgccgccgggtTCCTGGACCGCGTCCTCTCCCTGCTACGCAACGGCGACACCACGCTGCAGCATTGCGCCCTCAAGGCGGCGCACCGCCTGTGCCAGGTGTCCGAGGAGATCAGGAAGGCGATGGGGGACGCTGGGTTCATGCCGGAGATGGTGAGCGTCCTCCGCGCGGCCAAGTCCCCGGAGGCgcgggagatggcggcggacaCGCTCTGCGCCATGGTGTCCGTGCACCGCAACCGGAAGCGGTTCGTCCAGGATGACCGCAACGTGGCGCAGGTGCTGCAGCTACTGGGCCCCGAAGAGGAGAAGCCCACGCCGGCGAAGCGGTTGCTGCTGTCGACGCTGATGCACCTCACGGACAGCAGCTCCGGCCGGAGGAAGATCATGTCCTCGGAGCACGTCAG GAATCTCGAGAAGCTCGCGGAGACTAATGTCCCGGACGCCAAACGGATCGTGAAGAAGCTTGGCGGGAGCAAGCTGAGGAGTATTTTCCATGGCATCTGGAGCCTGTAA
- the LOC101785856 gene encoding dynein light chain 2, cytoplasmic, with translation MLESQAVIGDTDMLQAMQQDALRLAGKALDDFEAVDSTEIARFIKKEFDRSYGPGWQCIVGTDFGSFVTHHSGCFIYFGIGNLAILLFNGGAGGAPQGGTAEQARLTALKAAVEA, from the exons atgctGGAGAGCCAGGCGGTGATCGGGGACACGGACATGCTGCAGGCGATGCAGCAGGACGCGCTGCGGCTGGCCGGGAAGGCGCTGGACGACTTCGAGGCCGTCGACTCCACCGAGATCGCCCGGTTCATCAAGAAG GAGTTCGACCGGTCGTACGGGCCCGGATGGCAGTGCATCGTGGGCACCGACTTCGGGTCCTTCGTGACGCACCACTCCGGCTGCTTCATCTACTTCGGCATCGGCAACCTGGCCATCCTGCTGTTcaatggcggcgccggcggcgctcctcaGGGTGGCACGGCGGAGCAGGCGCGGCTCACGGCGCTGAAGGCTGCTGTCGAGGCGTGA
- the LOC101786263 gene encoding WAS/WASL-interacting protein family member 3-like, with translation MATSAPSTSPSPPPPAQEVPAGGDRRQPHHHHPLLAAAAAASLLAVLYLPRPLLLFVLSPASLSSLLLLLSLLRLGSAPPASPAPVNPPPTSTQPEEKLPQQQLHEAAHPPLQPPPPPPSPPPPEREIVFPAEALEFASWVAKGRALEVIHEEFEAEWGRPEEMGLSWASDSDLDSDSDSDSVGGDSDDDGVIGGGGEGEDGMIEILLEEDSLIEIDISRCR, from the coding sequence ATGGCCACTTCCGCCCCCTCCACCTcaccttccccgccgccgccggcgcaagaggtccccgccggcggcgaccggcggcagccccaccaccaccacccgctcctcgccgccgccgccgcggcatccCTCCTCGCCGTGCTCTACCTCCCCCGGCCGCTGCTGCTGTTCGTGCTCTCCCCCGCCTCGCTATcctccctgctcctcctcctctccctcctccgcctcggctccgcgccgccggcgtcccccgCTCCCGTCAACCCTCCTCCTACGTCGACGCAGCCGGAGGAGAAGCTGCCTCAGCAGCAGCTTCACGAGGCCGCGCACCCGCCTCTCCAgccgcctcccccacctccttctccgccgccgccggagcgggAGATCGTGTtcccggcggaggccctcgagTTCGCGTCGTGGGTGGCCAAGGGGCGCGCCCTGGAGGTGATCCACGAGGAGTTCGAGGCGGAGTGGGGGCGGCCGGAGGAGATGGGCCTGTCCTGGGCCTCCGATTCCGACctcgactccgactccgactcggacagcgtcggcggcgacagcgacgacgacggcgtcatCGGCGGTGGGGGCGAGGGGGAGGACGGGATGATCGAGATCTTGCTGGAGGAGGACAGCCTCATCGAGATCGACATCTCCCGGTGCCGGTGA
- the LOC101784651 gene encoding sugar transport protein MST6, with the protein MAGGVVVNTGGGKDYPGKLTMFVLFACIVAATGGLIFGYDIGISGGVTSMNPFLMKFFPSVYRKEQEAERNQTNQYCKFDSQLLTMFTSSLYLAALVASFFAATVTRVAGRKWSMFGGGVTFLIGAALNGAAKDVVMLILGRVLLGIGVGFANQAVPVYLSEMAPARLRGMLNIGFQLMITIGILCANLINYGTAKIKGGWGWRVSLALAAVPAAIIAIGALFLPDTPNSLIDRGYTDAAKRMLKRVRGTEDVEEEYNDLVAASEESKLVAHPWRNILQPRYRPQLVMAIAIPMFQQLTGINVIMFYAPVLFKTLGFADDASLMSAVITGLVNVFATFVSIVTVDRLGRRKLFLQGGTQMLACQIVVGSLIGAKFGFSGVAEIPKAYAAIVVLFICAYVAGFAWSWGPLGWLVPSEIFPLEIRSAGQSINVSVNMLCTFIIAQAFLPMLCRFKFILFFFFGAWVVVMTIFVALFLPETKNVPIEEMVLVWKNHWYWGRFIRDEDVHVGADLEMRGGANGNGKLAGMQ; encoded by the exons atggccggcggcgtggtggtgaaCACCGGAGGGGGCAAGGACTACCCCGGCAAGCTCACCATGTTCGTGCTCTTCGCCTgcatcgtcgccgccaccggcggcctCATCTTCGGATATGACATCGGCATCTCTG GTGGCGTGACGTCGATGAACCCGTTCCTGATGAAGTTCTTCCCGTCGGTGTACCgcaaggagcaggaggcggaGCGGAACCAGACCAACCAGTACTGCAAGTTCGACAGCCAGCTGCTGACCATGTTCACCTCCTCGCTCTACCTCGCCGCGTTGGTGGCCTCCTTCTTCGCCGCCACGGTGACGCGAGTGGCCGGGCGCAAGTGGTCCatgttcggcggcggcgtcacgtTCCTCATCGGCGCGGCCCTCAACGGCGCCGCCAAGGACGTCGTCATGCTCATCCtcggccgcgtcctcctcggCATCGGCGTCGGCTTCGCCAACCAGGCCGTGCCGGTGTACCTGTCGGAGATGGCCCCCGCGCGCCTCCGTGGGATGCTCAACATCGGGTTCCAGCTCATGATCACCATCGGCATCCTGTGCGCCAACCTCATCAACTACGGCACCGCCAAGATCAAGGGCGGCTGGGGGTGGCGCGTGAGCCTGGCCctggcggcggtgccggcggccaTCATCGCCATCGGCGCGCTGTTCTTGCCCGACACCCCCAACTCCCTCATCGACCGCGGCTACACCGACGCCGCCAAGCGGATGCTCAAGCGCGTGCGCGGCACGGAGGACGTGGAGGAGGAGTACaacgacctcgtcgccgccagcGAGGAGTCCAAGCTCGTGGCGCACCCGTGGCGGAATATCCTGCAGCCGCGCTACCGGCCGCAGCTCGTCATGGCCATCGCCATCCCCATGTTCCAGCAGCTCACCGGCATCAACGTCATCATGTTCTACGCACCGGTGCTCTTCAAGACGCTGGGCTTCGCAGACGACGCCTCCCTCATGTCCGCCGTCATCACGGGGCTCGTCAACGTCTTCGCCACCTTCGTCTCCATCGTCACCGTGgaccgcctcggccgccgcaaGCTGTTCCTGCAGGGCGGGACCCAGATGCTCGCCTGCCAGATCGTCGTCGGTAGCCTGATCGGCGCCAAGTTCGGGTTCTCCGGCGTGGCGGAGATCCCCAAGGCGTACGCCGCCATCGTGGTGCTCTTCATCTGCGCCTACGTGGCCGGGTTCGCCTGGTCATGGGGACCCCTCGGGTGGCTGGTGCCCAGCGAGATCTTCCCGCTGGAGATCCGGTCGGCGGGGCAGAGCATCAACGTGTCCGTCAACATGCTCTGCACCTTCATCATCGCGCAGGCGTTCCTCCCCATGCTTTGCCGCTTCAAgttcatcctcttcttcttcttcggcgCCTGGGTGGTGGTCATGACCATCTTCGTCGCGCTCTTCCTGCCGGAGACCAAGAACGTGCCCATCGAGGAAATGGTGCTCGTGTGGAAGAACCACTGGTACTGGGGCCGCTTCATCCGCGACGAGGACGTGCACGTCGGCGCCGACCTCGAGATGCGCGGCGGTGCCAACGGCAACGGCAAGCTCGCCGGCATGCAGTAG
- the LOC101786658 gene encoding uncharacterized protein LOC101786658 isoform X1, translated as MAIGQGDAKKGSLATSLSFSNCRSSTRILGRKRVAVSPTPGPRSPHSSVRTLRKQRSVRFHMDDAVSLLESLPQDVLIKVLCKVNHSDLRQLLLVSKPVNEATVVARELHFKFATPSSKAGFRGDEDGEDEDGPGAPMQRRVARSRLRNKNLDSIAINLSASFETLLSEV; from the exons ATGGCAATTGGACAGGGCGACGCGAAGAAGGGGTCTCTTGCCACGAGCTTGAGCTTCTCGAACTGCAGGAGCAGCACGAGAATCCTGGGGAGGAAGAGGGTGGCCGTGTCACCGACTCCGGGCCCCAGGAGCCCTCACTCTTCGGTCCGCACCCTGCGCAAGCAGCGCAGCGTCCGGTTCCACATGGATGACGCCGTCAGCCTTCTTGAATCGCTGCCTCAAGACGTCCTG ATTAAAGTCTTGTGCAAGGTGAACCACAGCGATCTGAGGCAGCTCCTCCTCGTGTCGAAACCAGTCAACGAAGCA ACAGTTGTTGCTCGAGAGCTGCATTTCAAGTTTGCGACGCCGTCCTCGAAGGCCGGTTTTAGaggcgacgaggacggcgaggatGAAGATGGCCCCGGGGCGCCCATGCAACGCAGGGTTGCAAGGTCGCGCCTCCGGAACAAGAACCTGGATAGCATCGCCATCAACCTGTCGGCGTCATTCGAAACCTTGCTCTCCGAGGTCTAG